A region from the Pseudonocardia petroleophila genome encodes:
- a CDS encoding aromatic ring-hydroxylating oxygenase subunit alpha, which translates to MSDPHAGLPARPVDPARFTDESLYAATRLPVESAATLLPDAYTSPEFLALEQERVFATGWVAVGCTADVAAPGACLVVEVAGRSVIVTRNRDGALRAFHNVCRHRATALLPPGAGHVGRGDRIRCPYHSWAYDLDGACLGTPLFEGSDVPAGQEPVFDTAPARAFDRADHGLLPVAVDSWGFLLVVSLDPDPGPLVEQLGDLPQRFASYDLERWVPQRRRTYEVAANWKLVGENFMEYYHLPWVHPELSRVSRFSDHYRWQGPGMYTGMCTTPVSRNSDAGGWDGLRPVGGLTGEDADSGRFVWLFPSTALSVLPNHAFVLFTRPAAPGRTVETAVLLAHPDSLDDPDHEAGLDALAEFWDLVNRQDLEIVERVQQGIANPAYRGGRLCYRFEEPLHRFQNMVVDRVVGRHRIPPGDETRTARMFPDPVSASPAPGPGG; encoded by the coding sequence ATGTCTGACCCCCACGCCGGGCTGCCGGCCCGACCCGTCGACCCCGCACGGTTCACCGACGAGTCGCTCTACGCCGCGACCCGGCTGCCCGTCGAGTCGGCCGCGACCCTGCTCCCCGACGCCTACACCAGCCCGGAGTTCCTCGCACTGGAGCAGGAGCGGGTGTTCGCGACCGGGTGGGTCGCCGTCGGCTGCACCGCAGACGTGGCGGCGCCGGGCGCGTGCCTCGTCGTCGAGGTCGCGGGGCGCTCGGTGATCGTCACCCGCAATCGGGACGGCGCGCTGCGCGCGTTCCACAACGTCTGCCGGCACCGCGCGACCGCCCTGCTGCCGCCCGGGGCCGGGCACGTCGGCCGGGGCGACCGGATCCGCTGCCCCTACCACTCCTGGGCCTACGACCTCGACGGTGCGTGCCTGGGCACGCCGCTGTTCGAGGGCTCCGACGTCCCGGCCGGGCAGGAGCCGGTCTTCGACACCGCCCCCGCCCGGGCCTTCGACCGCGCCGACCACGGCCTGCTCCCGGTCGCCGTCGACAGCTGGGGCTTCCTGCTCGTCGTCAGCCTGGACCCCGACCCGGGCCCGCTCGTCGAACAGCTCGGTGACCTGCCGCAGCGCTTCGCCTCCTACGACCTGGAGCGGTGGGTGCCGCAGCGCCGCCGGACCTACGAGGTCGCGGCGAACTGGAAGCTCGTCGGCGAGAACTTCATGGAGTACTACCACCTGCCCTGGGTGCACCCGGAGCTGAGCCGGGTCTCGAGGTTCTCCGACCACTACCGGTGGCAGGGCCCGGGGATGTACACGGGCATGTGCACGACCCCGGTCTCGCGCAACAGCGACGCCGGCGGCTGGGACGGGCTGCGCCCGGTCGGCGGCCTGACCGGGGAGGACGCCGACAGCGGCCGGTTCGTGTGGCTCTTCCCGAGCACCGCGCTGAGCGTGCTGCCCAACCACGCCTTCGTGCTGTTCACCCGCCCGGCCGCGCCGGGGCGGACGGTCGAGACGGCGGTGCTCCTGGCGCACCCCGACTCCCTGGACGACCCCGACCACGAGGCCGGCCTGGACGCGCTCGCGGAGTTCTGGGACCTGGTCAACCGCCAGGACCTCGAGATCGTCGAACGCGTCCAGCAGGGGATCGCGAACCCCGCCTACCGCGGTGGGCGCCTGTGCTACCGGTTCGAGGAACCGCTGCACCGCTTCCAGAACATGGTCGTCGACCGGGTGGTGGGCCGGCACCGGATCCCGCCGGGGGACGAGACCCGCACGGCCCGGATGTTCCCGGACCCCGTCAGCGCCAGCCCAGCTCCGGGGCCAGGTGGGTGA
- a CDS encoding LLM class flavin-dependent oxidoreductase, giving the protein MKNIGFLSFGHWSDSPHSMVRSGGDALLQSIELAVAAEELGADGAYFRVHHFAQQLASPFPLLAAAGARTSRIELGTGIIDMRYENPLYMAEDAAAADLISGGRLHLGISRGSPEQVVDGFRHFGHEPAEGETDADMARRHTSRFLEVIQGEAFARPNPRPMFPNPPGLLRIEPQSPGLRDRIWWGAGTRATAEWTARQGMNLMSSTLLSEDTGVPFHQLQAEQIRRFRDAWADAGHDRAPRVSVSRSIFPIVDDLDKQLFWRERHSTDQVGFLDGGNARFGRTYAGEPDKLVDELAEDEAIAAADTLLLTVPTQLGVDYNAHVVEAVLTHLAPELGWR; this is encoded by the coding sequence GTGAAGAACATCGGTTTCCTCTCCTTCGGGCACTGGTCGGACTCGCCGCACTCGATGGTGCGGTCCGGCGGTGACGCGCTGCTGCAGTCCATCGAGCTCGCGGTCGCCGCGGAGGAGCTGGGCGCAGACGGGGCGTACTTCCGGGTCCACCACTTCGCGCAGCAGCTGGCGTCGCCGTTCCCGCTGCTCGCCGCGGCCGGGGCCCGCACCAGCCGGATCGAGCTGGGCACCGGCATCATCGACATGCGCTACGAGAACCCGCTCTACATGGCCGAGGACGCCGCCGCGGCCGACCTCATCTCCGGCGGCAGGCTCCACCTCGGGATCAGCCGGGGATCGCCCGAGCAGGTCGTCGACGGGTTCCGCCACTTCGGCCACGAGCCGGCCGAGGGCGAGACCGACGCCGACATGGCCCGCCGGCACACCAGCCGGTTCCTCGAGGTCATCCAGGGCGAGGCCTTCGCGCGGCCGAACCCGCGCCCGATGTTCCCCAACCCCCCGGGCCTGCTGCGCATCGAGCCGCAGTCCCCCGGTCTGCGCGACCGGATCTGGTGGGGCGCCGGCACGCGCGCGACGGCCGAGTGGACCGCGCGCCAGGGCATGAACCTGATGAGCTCGACGCTGCTCTCCGAGGACACCGGCGTGCCCTTCCACCAGCTGCAGGCCGAGCAGATCCGGCGCTTCCGCGACGCCTGGGCCGACGCGGGCCACGACCGCGCGCCCCGGGTGTCGGTGAGCCGCAGCATCTTCCCGATCGTCGACGACCTCGACAAGCAGCTGTTCTGGCGCGAGCGCCACAGCACCGACCAGGTCGGGTTCCTCGACGGCGGCAACGCCCGCTTCGGAAGGACCTACGCGGGCGAGCCGGACAAGCTGGTCGACGAGCTGGCCGAGGACGAGGCGATCGCCGCCGCCGACACGCTGCTGCTCACCGTGCCGACCCAGCTGGGCGTGGACTACAACGCCCACGTGGTGGAGGCGGTCCTCACCCACCTGGCCCCGGAGCTGGGCTGGCGCTGA
- a CDS encoding acyl-CoA dehydrogenase family protein, whose amino-acid sequence MDFELTDDHQTIRTAIAELAGEFDDRYWMTRDREHAFPTEFYDALATGGWLGVTTPEEYGGHGLGITEASIILEEVARSGGGMNAASAIHLSIFGMHPVILHGSAELKARTLPRIVDGSLHVCFGVTEPGAGLDTTKITTFARRDGDSYIVNGRKVWISKAQESEKVLLLTRTTKFEDCAKKTDGMTLFLTDLDRAHVDVRPIAKMGRNAVSSNELFIDDLRVPVEDRVGEEGQGFRYILDGLNPERMLIAAEALGIGRVALDTAVRYGNEREVFGRPIGMNQGLQFPLADSLARLDAAELTLRKATWLYDRGLPCGREANTAKYLCADAGFDAADRALQTHGGMGYSEEYHVARYFREARLLKIAPLSQEMVLNYLGSHVLGLPRSY is encoded by the coding sequence GTGGACTTCGAGCTGACCGATGATCACCAGACGATCCGGACGGCGATCGCGGAGCTGGCGGGCGAGTTCGACGACCGGTACTGGATGACCAGGGACCGGGAGCACGCGTTCCCCACGGAGTTCTACGACGCCCTGGCCACCGGTGGCTGGCTCGGGGTGACCACGCCCGAGGAGTACGGCGGGCACGGGCTGGGGATCACCGAGGCGTCGATCATCCTGGAGGAGGTCGCGCGTTCGGGCGGGGGGATGAACGCGGCGAGTGCGATCCACCTGTCGATCTTCGGGATGCACCCGGTGATCCTGCACGGGTCCGCGGAGCTCAAGGCGCGGACGCTGCCGCGGATCGTCGACGGCTCGCTGCACGTGTGCTTCGGGGTCACCGAGCCCGGTGCGGGGCTGGACACCACGAAGATCACGACGTTCGCGCGGCGCGACGGGGACTCCTACATCGTGAACGGGCGCAAGGTGTGGATCTCCAAGGCGCAGGAGTCGGAGAAGGTCCTGCTGCTGACCCGCACGACGAAGTTCGAGGACTGCGCGAAGAAGACCGACGGCATGACGCTGTTCCTCACCGACCTGGACCGGGCGCACGTCGACGTCCGGCCGATCGCGAAGATGGGTCGCAACGCGGTGAGCTCGAACGAGCTGTTCATCGACGACCTGCGGGTTCCGGTGGAGGACCGGGTCGGGGAGGAGGGGCAGGGCTTCCGCTACATCCTCGACGGCCTGAACCCGGAGCGGATGCTCATCGCGGCGGAGGCGCTGGGGATCGGGCGGGTCGCACTCGACACCGCGGTCCGCTACGGCAACGAGCGCGAGGTGTTCGGGCGGCCGATCGGGATGAACCAGGGGCTGCAGTTCCCGCTGGCCGACTCGCTGGCCCGCCTCGACGCCGCGGAGCTCACGCTGCGGAAGGCGACCTGGCTCTACGACCGGGGCCTGCCGTGCGGGCGGGAGGCGAACACGGCGAAGTACCTGTGCGCGGACGCCGGGTTCGACGCGGCGGACCGGGCGCTGCAGACCCACGGGGGGATGGGGTACTCCGAGGAGTACCACGTGGCGCGGTACTTCCGGGAGGCGCGGCTGCTCAAGATCGCGCCGTTGAGCCAGGAGATGGTGCTGAACTACCTCGGCTCGCACGTGCTGGGCCTGCCGAGGAGCTACTGA
- a CDS encoding acetyl-CoA hydrolase/transferase family protein: MIDLRRHVAAGDGVWWGQAAAEATPLVDALHAQVGDIGAVRGFCGIAPHRRDRPPGLTLVSYGAMGELRRVPGLEIVPGHYSTLPRLFAQRLLPGDVGLVQVAPPGPDGTCSLGIGVDYAADAARWSRTLIAEINHRMPVTAGTPGIPLDRFAAVVETDRALPEFPDRTPDAVDEAIAAHVADLVRDGDTIQLGVGSLPAAILNGLSGHRDLGVHTGMITDGVLRLVDAGVITGRHKEIDPGVVVTGTALGGADLYARVGGMPVEFRPAGYTHGAAVLARLSRLVSINSALQVDLTGQVNGESVGGRYLGGVGGQADFSGAAARTGARSVIALRSTSGGASTIVPLLDHGTVTTARADVDTVVTEHGVAHLRGRPLHERPAHLAAIAAPEHRDTLLSDTLLRGRR; encoded by the coding sequence ATGATCGACCTGCGGCGCCACGTCGCGGCGGGGGACGGCGTCTGGTGGGGGCAGGCCGCGGCCGAGGCCACCCCGCTCGTCGACGCGCTGCACGCCCAGGTCGGCGACATCGGGGCGGTCCGCGGGTTCTGCGGGATCGCCCCGCACCGCCGCGACCGGCCCCCCGGGCTGACCCTCGTCTCGTACGGGGCGATGGGGGAGCTGCGGCGGGTCCCGGGCCTGGAGATCGTGCCCGGCCACTACTCGACGCTGCCGCGGCTGTTCGCGCAGCGGCTGCTCCCCGGCGACGTCGGGCTGGTCCAGGTGGCGCCGCCCGGCCCGGACGGCACGTGCTCGCTCGGGATCGGGGTCGACTACGCCGCCGACGCCGCGCGCTGGTCCCGCACCCTGATCGCCGAGATCAACCACCGGATGCCGGTCACCGCCGGCACTCCCGGCATCCCGCTCGACCGGTTCGCCGCCGTCGTCGAGACCGACCGCGCGCTGCCGGAGTTCCCCGACCGCACCCCCGACGCCGTCGACGAGGCGATCGCGGCGCACGTCGCCGACCTGGTCCGCGACGGCGACACGATCCAGCTGGGCGTCGGGTCGCTGCCCGCCGCGATCCTGAACGGCCTGTCCGGGCACCGCGACCTCGGCGTGCACACCGGGATGATCACCGACGGCGTGCTGCGGCTGGTCGACGCGGGCGTGATCACCGGGCGCCACAAGGAGATCGACCCCGGGGTCGTCGTCACCGGCACCGCGCTGGGCGGCGCCGACCTCTACGCCCGGGTCGGCGGGATGCCGGTCGAGTTCCGGCCGGCGGGCTACACGCACGGCGCCGCCGTCCTCGCCCGGCTGTCGCGGCTGGTGTCGATCAACTCCGCCCTGCAGGTCGACCTCACCGGCCAGGTCAACGGCGAGTCGGTCGGCGGCCGCTACCTCGGCGGCGTCGGCGGGCAGGCCGACTTCTCCGGGGCCGCGGCCCGCACCGGCGCGCGCTCGGTGATCGCCCTGCGGTCGACGAGCGGCGGGGCGTCGACGATCGTGCCCCTGCTCGACCACGGCACGGTCACCACCGCCCGCGCCGACGTCGACACCGTCGTCACCGAGCACGGCGTCGCGCACCTGCGGGGCCGCCCGCTGCACGAACGCCCGGCCCACCTCGCGGCGATCGCCGCCCCGGAGCACCGCGACACACTGCTGAGCGACACACTGCTGAGAGGACGACGATGA
- a CDS encoding SDR family NAD(P)-dependent oxidoreductase, with product MTRTAFVTGGARGIGRSIATTLGAQGFRVGVVDRDLEPARATAEAITAAGGTAIAVWADVTDTASVRAAVETVTAELGPVDVAVNNAGWDDFMNFVDTTEEFWEKVLDINFTGALRVCHAVVPGMTERGYGRIVNIGSDAGRVGSSLEAVYSGAKGGIIAFTKTLAREIASTGVTANTVCPGPTDTAMLRAYADSSPDGAKVLAGMTRAVPMRRLAQPADVAAAVAFFASGPAGYITGQTLSVSGGLTMA from the coding sequence ATGACCAGAACCGCATTCGTCACCGGAGGGGCCCGGGGCATCGGCCGGAGCATCGCGACGACGCTCGGCGCCCAGGGCTTCCGGGTCGGGGTCGTCGACCGCGACCTCGAACCGGCGCGGGCCACCGCCGAGGCGATCACCGCGGCCGGCGGCACCGCGATCGCGGTGTGGGCCGACGTCACCGACACGGCCTCGGTGCGGGCGGCGGTGGAGACCGTCACCGCCGAGCTGGGGCCGGTCGACGTCGCGGTCAACAACGCCGGGTGGGACGACTTCATGAACTTCGTCGACACCACCGAGGAGTTCTGGGAGAAGGTCCTCGACATCAACTTCACGGGCGCGCTGCGGGTCTGCCACGCCGTCGTGCCCGGCATGACGGAGCGCGGCTACGGCCGGATCGTCAACATCGGGTCCGACGCCGGCCGCGTCGGGTCGTCGCTGGAGGCCGTCTACTCCGGGGCGAAGGGCGGCATCATCGCCTTCACCAAGACCCTCGCCCGGGAGATCGCGTCGACGGGCGTCACGGCCAACACGGTGTGCCCCGGCCCGACCGACACCGCGATGCTGCGCGCCTACGCCGACAGCTCGCCCGACGGCGCGAAGGTCCTGGCCGGGATGACCCGCGCGGTGCCGATGCGCCGCCTGGCCCAGCCCGCCGACGTCGCCGCCGCGGTGGCGTTCTTCGCCTCCGGGCCCGCGGGCTACATCACCGGCCAGACGCTGTCGGTCAGCGGCGGACTGACGATGGCCTGA
- a CDS encoding universal stress protein, with the protein MSEHDIRRTVVVGVDGSDSATDAVRWGAAEAARRRVPLRLVIGFGWPAEEHLPHGTAYREQLLGRARGHLAAAAGVAAAQQPGLDVEQQLIVGSPIAVLGAEAERAQLVVVGDRGASRLEGLLLGSVAVALAAHAACPVAVVRWAERESAENGSLPVVLGVDGSATSQAAIAFAFEAASARKVPVVAVHTWSGMVFDPGVASMGIDWAAIEDAERELLADQLAGWAEKFPDTFVEQVVTRDRPAHALLEQAARAQLVVVGSRGRGEVAGLVLGSVGNALVHRSPCPVVVVRPDAAAPVQPGGRERRG; encoded by the coding sequence ATGAGCGAGCACGACATCCGGCGGACCGTGGTCGTCGGCGTCGACGGATCCGACAGCGCGACGGACGCCGTCCGCTGGGGCGCGGCGGAGGCCGCCCGCAGGCGGGTCCCGCTGCGGCTGGTGATCGGGTTCGGCTGGCCGGCCGAGGAGCACCTGCCGCACGGGACCGCCTACCGGGAGCAGCTGCTGGGGCGGGCCCGCGGGCACCTGGCGGCCGCGGCCGGGGTGGCCGCGGCGCAGCAGCCGGGCCTCGACGTCGAGCAGCAGCTGATCGTCGGGTCGCCGATCGCGGTCCTCGGGGCCGAGGCGGAGCGCGCGCAGCTCGTCGTCGTCGGCGACCGGGGTGCGAGCCGGCTGGAGGGGCTGCTGCTGGGCTCGGTCGCCGTGGCGCTGGCCGCGCACGCGGCGTGCCCCGTCGCGGTCGTGCGGTGGGCGGAGCGGGAGTCGGCGGAGAACGGGTCGCTGCCCGTGGTGCTCGGGGTGGACGGGTCCGCCACGAGCCAGGCGGCGATCGCGTTCGCCTTCGAGGCCGCGTCGGCGCGGAAGGTCCCGGTGGTGGCGGTGCACACCTGGTCGGGCATGGTGTTCGACCCCGGGGTGGCGTCGATGGGGATCGACTGGGCCGCGATCGAGGACGCCGAGCGGGAGCTGCTGGCCGACCAGCTGGCGGGGTGGGCGGAGAAGTTCCCCGACACCTTCGTCGAGCAGGTCGTCACCCGCGACCGGCCCGCGCACGCCCTGCTCGAGCAGGCGGCCCGGGCCCAGCTGGTGGTGGTCGGGTCCCGCGGGCGGGGCGAGGTCGCCGGTCTGGTGCTGGGGTCGGTGGGCAACGCGCTGGTGCACCGCTCACCGTGCCCGGTGGTCGTCGTGCGCCCGGACGCCGCGGCGCCCGTGCAGCCGGGCGGCCGGGAACGCCGGGGGTGA
- a CDS encoding LysR family transcriptional regulator — protein MDLNLHLVRYLVTVVDEGHFGRAAARLHVSGPALSKQVRMLERRLGAELVDRSAHPVVPTEAGRRFLPDARAALAAADRAVAAVEAHRRTLAGVLRLGFMTAATGTHTRRIIDLVQRDGPGVSVQLVQLPWPDQAAAVRTGAVDASLVRPPIADTDGLRLDLVRHEPRVVALPAGHRLASRAEVALDDLDGEPHVTDDETDEQWVRWWACDPRPSGVPVRYGPVVHTMDELLEVVASGEAVAITGSSVVDSHRHPEVVFVPVTDAEPCPISLCTRSDDRSALVGALRRAVRAVRDDTR, from the coding sequence GTGGACCTCAACCTGCACCTCGTGCGCTACCTCGTGACCGTCGTCGACGAGGGCCACTTCGGTCGGGCCGCGGCCCGGCTGCACGTCAGCGGGCCCGCGCTGAGCAAGCAGGTCCGCATGCTCGAGCGCCGGCTCGGCGCCGAGCTGGTCGACCGCAGCGCGCACCCGGTCGTCCCCACCGAGGCGGGCCGCCGCTTCCTCCCGGACGCACGGGCGGCGCTGGCCGCCGCCGACCGGGCCGTCGCCGCGGTCGAGGCGCACCGCCGCACCCTCGCCGGGGTGCTGCGGCTGGGGTTCATGACCGCCGCCACCGGCACGCACACCCGGCGCATCATCGACCTGGTGCAGCGCGACGGCCCCGGCGTGTCGGTGCAGCTCGTCCAGCTGCCCTGGCCCGACCAGGCCGCGGCGGTCCGGACCGGGGCGGTGGACGCGTCGCTGGTGCGGCCCCCGATCGCCGACACCGACGGGCTCCGCCTCGACCTGGTCCGCCACGAGCCGCGGGTCGTCGCGCTCCCGGCGGGGCACCGGCTGGCCTCCCGCGCGGAGGTCGCGCTGGACGACCTCGACGGGGAACCCCACGTCACCGACGACGAGACCGACGAGCAGTGGGTGCGGTGGTGGGCGTGCGACCCCCGGCCCAGCGGCGTCCCCGTCCGCTACGGGCCCGTCGTGCACACGATGGACGAGCTGCTCGAGGTCGTCGCCTCGGGCGAGGCCGTCGCGATCACCGGCAGCTCCGTGGTCGACAGCCACCGCCATCCCGAGGTGGTCTTCGTCCCGGTCACCGACGCCGAACCCTGCCCGATCTCGCTGTGCACCCGCTCCGACGACCGGTCCGCGCTCGTCGGGGCGCTCCGCCGGGCCGTGCGGGCCGTCCGGGACGACACCCGCTAG